DNA sequence from the Chitinispirillales bacterium ANBcel5 genome:
CTTCAAAAGAGACGGAAATGAATATGGAAACAGCAATTCTTCTAATTCAATGCTATGATCAGCAAGGAATTGTGGCAAAAGTATCTGATTGTATCTTTAAAAACGGAGCAAATATAATTCAATCGGACCAGCACTCTACAGATCCTCAGGGTGGACATTTTTTCATGAGAATTGAATTTTGCTTCGATACAGATATAATTAACAAGGATGAACTTAAAAAACAATTCGGTGAACTTGCTAAAACAATTGACGCAAAATGGCAGATCCATTTCACTACATCAGTAATGAAAATGGGAGTATTAGTATCTAAACAGGACCATTGTCTTTATGATCTTCTTTATCGTTGGAAAAGTGGGGATATAAGTGTCAACATACCTTTTATTATAAGTAATCATCTGAAAGCAAAGGAACTGGCTGATCAGTTCTCTGTTCCATTTTACCATTTCCCAATAGACAGTTCAAATAAAGAGGAACAGGAGAAAAAGATATTAAATTTAGTGAACAATAGCACCGATTTTCTGGTACTTGCAAGGTATATGCAAATTCTTTCTGAACAGTTTCTCACTGACTATAAAAAAGATGTTATTAATATTCATCACAGTTTCCTTCCCTCATTTAAAGGTGCAAATCCTTACAAACAAGCTTACGAGCGAGGCGTTAAAGTAATTGGGGCTACTGCGCACTTTGTCACAAGTGATCTGGATGAAGGTCCCATAATTGAGCAGGTTGTAGAGCCGGTTTCGCACAGAGACAATGAACAGAGCATGAGAAAAAAGGGAAAAAACCTGGAAAAAGCAGCACTGTCAAATGCTGTTACTCACTATCTGGAACATAAGATTATCAGGTATCAGAACCGAACTGTTGTTTTTTAGGTGGAAGAGTGATTAGGATAGGATAGGAGGGAATATCAGGATAGGAGGGAATATCAGGATGAGAGGATGATCAGGATAGGATATAGGATAGGATATAGGATAGGATATAGGATAGGATATAGGATAGGATATAGGATAGGATAGGATAGGATAGGATAGGATAGGATAGGATAGGATAGGATAGGATAGGATAGGATAGGATAGTGGCTGATTATTCTGTCATTAATTATATTGGGATTATTGTATCTCTCCCAACAATAATAAAAAAATAATAATTCCTCAAAAAGGTTTGGCGAAAATGAGTATAGAGGATCCATTAACTCACAGGATTATTGGGTGTGCTATGAACGTACATAATTTTCTGGGTAATGGATTTCAGGAAGTCATCTACCAAAGAGCGCTTGAAATAGAGTTTAAGGAAGATGGTATACACTACACTCGTGAACAGGAAGTACCAATTTTTTATAAGGAATGTCTGATAGGCAAAAGACGAGTTGATTTTCTTGTGGAAAACAGAATAATGGTTGAACTTAAAGCT
Encoded proteins:
- the purU gene encoding formyltetrahydrofolate deformylase, giving the protein MNMETAILLIQCYDQQGIVAKVSDCIFKNGANIIQSDQHSTDPQGGHFFMRIEFCFDTDIINKDELKKQFGELAKTIDAKWQIHFTTSVMKMGVLVSKQDHCLYDLLYRWKSGDISVNIPFIISNHLKAKELADQFSVPFYHFPIDSSNKEEQEKKILNLVNNSTDFLVLARYMQILSEQFLTDYKKDVINIHHSFLPSFKGANPYKQAYERGVKVIGATAHFVTSDLDEGPIIEQVVEPVSHRDNEQSMRKKGKNLEKAALSNAVTHYLEHKIIRYQNRTVVF
- a CDS encoding GxxExxY protein, which gives rise to MSIEDPLTHRIIGCAMNVHNFLGNGFQEVIYQRALEIEFKEDGIHYTREQEVPIFYKECLIGKRRVDFLVENRIMVELKAVLELEDVHLAQGLNYLTAYNLEIGLLINFGGTRLVFKRLFRKNRSFPSGEKVESI